Proteins found in one Triticum urartu cultivar G1812 chromosome 4, Tu2.1, whole genome shotgun sequence genomic segment:
- the LOC125550470 gene encoding phenolic glucoside malonyltransferase 1-like yields the protein MAPAQQVQVSPPPILSVLETTLVTPSPSAGAAPPECSLPLTFFDVLWLTSPPVERVFFYRLAADADVPAILSNLKTSLAKALSAYYPLAGRLRLTPGTADRHEIYYQPGDGVTFTVAQYYRDHVDFDELVVDKPRKVCKIAPLAPPLPKGGAVLALQATVLRRGLAVGMAVHHAACDGAISTRFLHAWAAAGTGAVAPSPPVIDRTLIKDATGLYDVFLKAMPSADEMEHVKVLDDKLLATFTLSKEDIQRVKDVVASEAARRGAAPPRCSSLVATFGFMWPCYQRARDDDAGSNGGDRPTYLVFPVDHRTRMKPPVPDGYLGNCVGGAMHAAPMDKLAEAGAGGLFVACTAVAAAIDEAVRGIRSPEMIALWLDKFREAAMAGMWTVAGSPRFRVYEVDFGFGRPAKVEIVSVARTGAMAVAEGRSSAGGIEVGISLPAAGMQRFQKCFQDAIDSLHR from the coding sequence ATGGCGCCAGCGCAGCAAGTGCAAGTCTCGCCACCCCCGATTCTCAGCGTCCTCGAGACCACCCTCGTTACTCCCTCGCCCagcgccggcgccgccccgccggagtGCTCCCTCCCGCTCACCTTCTTCGACGTCCTTTGGCTCACCTCCCCGCCCGTCGAGCGCGTCTTCTTCTACCGCCTCGCCGCCGACGCCGACGTCCCCGCCATCCTCTCCAACCTCAAGACCTCGCTGGCCAAAGCTCTCAGCGCCTACTACCCGCTCGCCGGCCGCCTCCGCCTCACGCCCGGGACGGCTGACCGCCATGAGATCTACTACCAGCCGGGCGACGGCGTCACCTTCACCGTCGCCCAGTACTACCGCGACCATGTTGACTTCGACGAGCTCGTGGTTGACAAGCCGAGGAAGGTCTGCAAGATCGCGCCGCTCGCACCGCCTCTTCCCAAGGGGGGCGCGGTGCTCGCGCTGCAGGCCACCGTGCTGCGTCGCGGCCTCGCCGTTGGCATGGCCGTGCACCACGCTGCCTGCGACGGCGCCATCTCCACGCGCTTCCTGCACGCCTGGGCGGCGGCCGGCACCGGCGCCGTCGCTCCGTCGCCTCCTGTCATCGACAGAACCCTCATAAAGGACGCCACGGGTCTCTACGACGTCTTCCTCAAAGCCATGCCGTCGGCCGACGAGATGGAGCACGTCAAGGTGTTGGACGACAAGCTCCTCGCCACGTTCACACTGTCCAAAGAAGACATACAGCGCGTCAAGGACGTGGTAGCCagcgaggcggcgcggcgaggcgcgGCGCCGCCGCGATGCTCCTCGCTGGTGGCCACCTTCGGCTTCATGTGGCCCTGCTACCAACGAGCCAGAGACGATGATGCAGGAAGCAACGGCGGCGACCGCCCGACGTACCTGGTCTTCCCCGTCGACCACCGCACGCGGATGAAGCCTCCCGTCCCGGACGGGTACCTCGGCAACTGCGTTGGCGGCGCCATGCACGCCGCGCCCATGGACAAGCTCGCCGAAGCCGGCGCCGGCGGCCTCTTCGTCGCGTGCACGGCGGTAGCTGCAGCAATTGACGAAGCCGTGCGCGGCATCAGGTCACCCGAGATGATCGCGTTGTGGTTGGACAAGTTTAGGGAGGCTGCCATGGCCGGGATGTGGACTGTCGCCGGGTCGCCGAGGTTCCGCGTGTACGAGGTGGACTTTGGGTTCgggcggccggccaaggtggAGATCGTGTCCGTGGCGAGGACCGGTGCCATGGCGGTGGCAGAAGGGCGGAGCAGCGCCGGCGGCATCGAGGTCGGCATCTCTCTGCCGGCGGCTGGCATGCAGAGGTTCCAAAAGTGCTTCCAAGATGCCATTGACTCGCTTCACCGGTAG
- the LOC125550471 gene encoding malonyl-CoA:anthocyanidin 5-O-glucoside-6''-O-malonyltransferase-like: MAPPQQASPRPILTVRETTLVAPSTSTGAAPPECSLPLTFFDIFWLNLPPVERVFFYRLAADADVPAILSNLKASLSQALHAYYPLAGRLRLAPGTADRYEIHYQPGDGVTFTVAEYRGDVDVDELAVDQPREITRIAPLAPPLPKGGAVLALQATVMRRGLAIGMAVHHTACDGAASTRFLHTWAAAASAGAVEPPPPVIDRILVKDPTALYDVFVKAKPTVGEMDRVKTWEHRLLATFTLSKEDIQRVKDVVASEAGRRGAAPPRCSSLVATFGFMWSCHQRAKDDAGSTGGDPTYLLFPVDHRSRMKPPVPEEYLGNCVGIATHAAPMDQLAAAGASGLFVACTAVAAAIDEAVRGIGSPETVALWMHRVREAGVAGMWTVAGSPRFRVYEVDFGFGRPAKVEIVSVARTGAMAAAEGRSSRGGIEVGISLPAAGMQRFQKCFQDAIDWLHHQ; the protein is encoded by the coding sequence ATGGCGCCACCGCAGCAAGCCTCGCCACGCCCGATTCTCACCGTCCGCGAGACCACTCTCGTAGCGCCCTCGACGAgcaccggcgccgccccgccggagtGCTCCCTACCGCTCACCTTCTTCGACATCTTCTGGCTCAACCTCCCACCGGTCGAGCGCGTCTTCTTCTACCGCCTCGCCGCCGACGCCGACGTCCCCGCCATCCTCTCCAACCTCAAGGCCTCACTGTCCCAAGCCCTCCACGCCTACTACCCGCTCGCCGGCCGCCTCCGCCTCGCGCCTGGCACGGCTGACCGCTACGAGATCCACTACCAGCCGGGCGACGGCGTCACCTTCACCGTCGCCGAGTACCGTGGTGACGTCGACGTCGACGAGCTGGCCGTCGACCAGCCGCGGGAGATCACCAGGATCGCGCCGCTCGCGCCGCCACTCCCGAAGGGCGGCGCCGTGCTCGCGCTGCAGGCCACCGTGATGCGCCGTGGCCTCGCCATCGGCATGGCCGTGCACCACACCGCCTGCGACGGGGCGGCCTCCACGCGCTTCCTGCACACCTGGGCGGCGGCGGCCAGCGCCGGTGCCGTCGAGCCACCACCACCTGTCATCGACAGAATCCTCGTGAAGGACCCAACTGCTCTCTACGACGTCTTCGTCAAAGCCAAGCCGACCGTCGGCGAGATGGATCGCGTCAAGACGTGGGAGCACCGACTTCTCGCCACGTTCACGCTGTCCAAAGAAGACATACAACGCGTCAAGGACGTGGTAGCCAGCGAGgccgggcggcgaggcgcggcgcCGCCGCGATGCTCCTCGTTGGTGGCCACCTTCGGCTTCATGTGGTCATGCCACCAGCGAGCCAAAGACGATGCAGGAAGCACCGGCGGCGACCCGACATACTTGCTCTTCCCCGTCGACCACCGCTCGCGGATGAAGCCCCCCGTCCCGGAGGAGTACCTCGGCAACTGCGTCGGCATCGCCACGCATGCCGCACCCATGGACCAGCTCGCGGCAGCCGGCGCCAGTGGCCTCTTCGTCGCGTGCACGGCGGTAGCTGCGGCGATCGACGAAGCGGTGCGCGGCATCGGGTCACCTGAGACGGTTGCGTTGTGGATGCATCGGGTCAGGGAGGCTGGCGTTGCCGGTATGTGGACGGTGGCCGGGTCGCCGAGGTTCCGCGTGTACGAGGTGGACTTTGGGTTCgggcggccggccaaggtggAGATCGTCTCCGTGGCGAGAACCGGCGCGATGGCGGCGGCAGAGGGCCGGAGCAGCCGCGGAGGCATCGAGGTGGGCATCTCTCTGCCGGCGGCCGGCATGCAGAGGTTCCAAAAGTGCTTCCAAGATGCCATTGACTGGCTTCATCACCAGTAA